Proteins encoded by one window of Sphaerodactylus townsendi isolate TG3544 linkage group LG02, MPM_Stown_v2.3, whole genome shotgun sequence:
- the RPS6KA5 gene encoding ribosomal protein S6 kinase alpha-5 isoform X2 — protein MEGPSGSSAEEGALTLLTVKHELRSANLTGHVEKVGIENFELLKVLGTGAYGKVFLVRKISGHDAGKLYAMKVLKKATIIQKAKTTEHTKTERQVLEHIRQSPFLVTLHYAFQTDTKLHLILDYINGGELFTHLSQRERFTEDQVRIYIGEIVLALEHLHKNERAYSFCGTIEYMAPDIVKGGEAGHDKAVDWWSLGVLMYELLTGASPFTVDGEKNSQTEISRRILKSEPPYPQEMSVLAKDVIQSLLMKDPKKRLGCGSSGADEIKQHPFFQKINWDDMAAKKVPAPFKPVIRDELDVSNFAEEFTEMDPTYSPATTPQVADKLFQGYSFVAPSILFKRNAATMDPIQLLMEIDRPGITSIARSAMMKDSPFYLHYELDLKEKPLGEGSFSICRKCLHKKTNQEYAVKIISKRLEAIIQREITALKLCEGHPNVVKLHEIYHDQLHTFLVMELLKGGELLERIRKKTLFSETEASYIMRRLVSAVSHMHDVGVVHRDLKPENLLFSDESDNSEIKIIDFGFARLKPPDNQPLKTPCFTLHYAAPELLNHNGYDESCDLWSLGVILYTMLSGQVPFQSQDKSITCTNALEIMKKIKRGEFSFEGDAWKNVSQEAKDLIQGLLTVDPNKRIKMTSLRYNEWLQDGSQLSSNPLMTPDNLGSSGAAVHSYVKATFNAFNKYKREGFCLQNVDKAPLAKRRKMKKTSTSTETRSSSSESSHSSSSHSHGKTTPTKTLQPANPTDSNTPETIFQFSD, from the exons ATGGAAGGACCCTCCGGCTCCTCCGCGGAAGAAGGGGCGCTGACCCTCCTGACCGTCAAGCACGAGCTGAGGAGCG CAAACTTGACAGGCCATGTGGAGAAGGTGGGCATTGAGAACTTTGAACTCCTGAAAGTTCTTGGAACAGGAG CTTATGGAAAAGTATTTTTGGTGAGGAAAATAAGTGGTCATGATGCTGGCAAGTTGTATGCAATGAAAGTATTGAAAAAAGCAACAATAATTCAGAAAGCCAAAACAACTGAACATACAAAGACTGAACGACAAGTACTGGAGCACATTCGACAGTCTCCATTTTTGGTCACTTTGCATTATGCTTTCCAGACTGACACAAAGCTTCATCTCATTTTGG atTACATAAATGGAGGTGAACTTTTTACCCACCTTTCACAAAGAGAGAGATTTACAGAAGATCAAGTACGAATATACATTGGAGAGATAGTATTGGCACTTGAACATCTACATAag aatgaAAGAGCGTATTCCTTCTGTGGAACCATAGAATATATGGCTCCAGATATTGtcaaaggaggggaggcaggacaTGACAAG GCTGTTGATTGGTGGAGTCTGGGTGTTTTAATGTATGAATTATTAACCGGCGCATCACCATTTACAGTTGATGGAGAGAAAAACTCACAAACAGAGATATCTAG GAGAATATTGAAAAGCGAGCCTCCTTATCCTCAAGAAATGAGTGTTCTAGCTAAAGATGTAATTCAGAGTCTTCTGATGAAAGATCCGAAGAAAAGACTGGGCTGTGGTTCAAGCGGCGCTGATGAAATCAAGCAGCATCCCTTCTTCCAG aaaataaATTGGGATGACATGGCTGCTAAAAAAGTCCCAGCTCCATTCAAACCAGTAATTCGTGATGAGTTGGATGTTAGTAACTTTGCAGAGGAGTTTACAGAAATGGATCCAACATATTCCCCAGCAACCACTCCACAAGTTGCAGATAAGCTCTTCCAG GGGTATTCCTTTGTTGCACCTTCTATCTTGTTCAAACGCAATGCAGCCACCATGGATCCCATTCAGTTATTGATGGAAATTGACCGACCAGGAATTACAAGTATTGCCAGAAGTGCTATGATGAAG gattctccattttatctccatTATGAACTGGATCTCAAAGAAAAACCACTGGGAGAAGGAAGCTTTTCCATTTGTCGAAAATGCTTACACAAGAAAACTAACCAAGAATATGCAGTAAAAATAATTAGTAAAAG GCTTGAAGCCATTATCCAGAGAGAAATAACAGCTTTAAAACTATGTGAAGGACATCCCAATGTTGTGAAGCTGCATGAAATTTATCATGATCAG CTCCACACATTTCTAGTAATGGAACTTCTAAAAGGAGGTGAATTACTTGAACGCATccggaaaaaaaccctcttcagtGAAACTGAGGCCAGTTATATCATGCGCAGACTTGTATCAGCCGTGAGCCATATGCATGATGTAGGAGTAGTCCACAGAGATCTAAAACCTGAG AATTTATTATTCTCTGATGAAAGTGATaattctgaaataaaaataattgatttTGGATTTGCCCGCTTAAAGCCACCTGACAATCAGCCACTTAAGACTCCATGTTTTACTCTTCACTATGCTGCCCCAGAACTCTTGAATCATAATGGTTATGATGAATCATGTGATCTCTGGAGTCTAGGAGTCATTTTG TATACAATGCTCTCAGGACAAGTACCCTTCCAATCTCAAGATAAAAGTATAACGTGTACAAATGCATTGGaaataatgaagaaaattaaaagaggGGAGTTTTCATTTGAGGGAGATGCTTGGAAAAATGTATCTCAAGAAGCCAAAGATTTGATACAAG GACTTCTTACAGTAGATCCAAATAAGCGAATTAAAATGACCAGTTTGAGATACAATGAATGGCTTCAAGATGGCAGCCAGCTGTCATCCAACCCATTAATGACTCCAGACAATTTAGGATCTTCAGGAGCTGCTGTCCACTCTTACGTCAAAGCAACCTTTAAT GCCTTTAACAAGTACAAGAGGGAAGGCTTTTGCCTTCAGAATGTTGACAAGGCACCTCTTGCCAAAAGAAGGAAGATGAAAAAAACAAGCACAAGCACAGAAACACGCAGCAGTTCCAGCGAAAGTTCTCATTCGTCCTCTTCTCATTCACATGGTAAAACTACTCCTACAAAGACACTGCAGCCAGCAAATCCCACAGACAGCaatactccagagaccatcttCCAGTTCTCTGACTGA
- the RPS6KA5 gene encoding ribosomal protein S6 kinase alpha-5 isoform X1: protein MAPDIVKGGEAGHDKAVDWWSLGVLMYELLTGASPFTVDGEKNSQTEISRRILKSEPPYPQEMSVLAKDVIQSLLMKDPKKRLGCGSSGADEIKQHPFFQKINWDDMAAKKVPAPFKPVIRDELDVSNFAEEFTEMDPTYSPATTPQVADKLFQGYSFVAPSILFKRNAATMDPIQLLMEIDRPGITSIARSAMMKDSPFYLHYELDLKEKPLGEGSFSICRKCLHKKTNQEYAVKIISKRLEAIIQREITALKLCEGHPNVVKLHEIYHDQLHTFLVMELLKGGELLERIRKKTLFSETEASYIMRRLVSAVSHMHDVGVVHRDLKPENLLFSDESDNSEIKIIDFGFARLKPPDNQPLKTPCFTLHYAAPELLNHNGYDESCDLWSLGVILYTMLSGQVPFQSQDKSITCTNALEIMKKIKRGEFSFEGDAWKNVSQEAKDLIQGLLTVDPNKRIKMTSLRYNEWLQDGSQLSSNPLMTPDNLGSSGAAVHSYVKATFNAFNKYKREGFCLQNVDKAPLAKRRKMKKTSTSTETRSSSSESSHSSSSHSHGKTTPTKTLQPANPTDSNTPETIFQFSD, encoded by the exons ATGGCTCCAGATATTGtcaaaggaggggaggcaggacaTGACAAG GCTGTTGATTGGTGGAGTCTGGGTGTTTTAATGTATGAATTATTAACCGGCGCATCACCATTTACAGTTGATGGAGAGAAAAACTCACAAACAGAGATATCTAG GAGAATATTGAAAAGCGAGCCTCCTTATCCTCAAGAAATGAGTGTTCTAGCTAAAGATGTAATTCAGAGTCTTCTGATGAAAGATCCGAAGAAAAGACTGGGCTGTGGTTCAAGCGGCGCTGATGAAATCAAGCAGCATCCCTTCTTCCAG aaaataaATTGGGATGACATGGCTGCTAAAAAAGTCCCAGCTCCATTCAAACCAGTAATTCGTGATGAGTTGGATGTTAGTAACTTTGCAGAGGAGTTTACAGAAATGGATCCAACATATTCCCCAGCAACCACTCCACAAGTTGCAGATAAGCTCTTCCAG GGGTATTCCTTTGTTGCACCTTCTATCTTGTTCAAACGCAATGCAGCCACCATGGATCCCATTCAGTTATTGATGGAAATTGACCGACCAGGAATTACAAGTATTGCCAGAAGTGCTATGATGAAG gattctccattttatctccatTATGAACTGGATCTCAAAGAAAAACCACTGGGAGAAGGAAGCTTTTCCATTTGTCGAAAATGCTTACACAAGAAAACTAACCAAGAATATGCAGTAAAAATAATTAGTAAAAG GCTTGAAGCCATTATCCAGAGAGAAATAACAGCTTTAAAACTATGTGAAGGACATCCCAATGTTGTGAAGCTGCATGAAATTTATCATGATCAG CTCCACACATTTCTAGTAATGGAACTTCTAAAAGGAGGTGAATTACTTGAACGCATccggaaaaaaaccctcttcagtGAAACTGAGGCCAGTTATATCATGCGCAGACTTGTATCAGCCGTGAGCCATATGCATGATGTAGGAGTAGTCCACAGAGATCTAAAACCTGAG AATTTATTATTCTCTGATGAAAGTGATaattctgaaataaaaataattgatttTGGATTTGCCCGCTTAAAGCCACCTGACAATCAGCCACTTAAGACTCCATGTTTTACTCTTCACTATGCTGCCCCAGAACTCTTGAATCATAATGGTTATGATGAATCATGTGATCTCTGGAGTCTAGGAGTCATTTTG TATACAATGCTCTCAGGACAAGTACCCTTCCAATCTCAAGATAAAAGTATAACGTGTACAAATGCATTGGaaataatgaagaaaattaaaagaggGGAGTTTTCATTTGAGGGAGATGCTTGGAAAAATGTATCTCAAGAAGCCAAAGATTTGATACAAG GACTTCTTACAGTAGATCCAAATAAGCGAATTAAAATGACCAGTTTGAGATACAATGAATGGCTTCAAGATGGCAGCCAGCTGTCATCCAACCCATTAATGACTCCAGACAATTTAGGATCTTCAGGAGCTGCTGTCCACTCTTACGTCAAAGCAACCTTTAAT GCCTTTAACAAGTACAAGAGGGAAGGCTTTTGCCTTCAGAATGTTGACAAGGCACCTCTTGCCAAAAGAAGGAAGATGAAAAAAACAAGCACAAGCACAGAAACACGCAGCAGTTCCAGCGAAAGTTCTCATTCGTCCTCTTCTCATTCACATGGTAAAACTACTCCTACAAAGACACTGCAGCCAGCAAATCCCACAGACAGCaatactccagagaccatcttCCAGTTCTCTGACTGA